Below is a genomic region from Demequina sp. NBRC 110054.
CAGCGCTCGCTGAGCGCCTCGGCGAACGTCGGATACCTGTCGGCGGCGCTCGCCACCACTTGGTCGAGCGCCGAGGCGGTCGTGGACGCCGCGCCCGAGTCGAGCGAGTTGCGCGCCGCGGCGTAGACCAGCTCGGCGAGCATTCCCAACGTGCGTCCCGCATCGTGCGCCGAGAATCCCGCGCGCGTGAGCGCCGTGAGCAGGTCCTCGGACGGGCCGATCACCCCGGGCAGCGGCGCGCGGGTCACGGCCAGCGCGGCGGGACCCTCTTGAAGGAGCGCGTCGAGCATGCCGTGGGTCGCGATGCGCACGGCTGCTCGCCAGTCGTCGAGCGGGACGCTGAGATCCGCGAGTCGCGCCGCGAGGCGCCGCTCGATCGCGAGGGCGAGCAGATCCTCCCTGCTGCCGACGTGATACGCGACGGCGTTGCGCGCGGCGCCGAGCCGGTCGGCGACCGCGGTGAGGGTGAGGTTCGCGGGGTCCATCTCGGCCGCCACCTCGACGATGCGCTCGCGGCTGAGCCGGGGAGGGCGCCCGATGCGGCGGGGAGCGGGGTCGGCGCTCTGGGCCATGCGCGCTCCTCTCCGAAGCCGTC
It encodes:
- a CDS encoding TetR/AcrR family transcriptional regulator — protein: MAQSADPAPRRIGRPPRLSRERIVEVAAEMDPANLTLTAVADRLGAARNAVAYHVGSREDLLALAIERRLAARLADLSVPLDDWRAAVRIATHGMLDALLQEGPAALAVTRAPLPGVIGPSEDLLTALTRAGFSAHDAGRTLGMLAELVYAAARNSLDSGAASTTASALDQVVASAADRYPTFAEALSERWEPREQLDFSLDVVILGLERVLDR